The following coding sequences are from one Klebsiella sp. RIT-PI-d window:
- the gppA gene encoding guanosine-5'-triphosphate,3'-diphosphate diphosphatase has translation MPSAASLYAAIDLGSNSFHMLVVREVAGSIQTVARIKRKVRLAAGLSSSNVLAPDAMERGWQCLRLFAERLQDIPQSQIRVVATATLRLAVNAGEFIARAEEILGCPVQVIKGEEEARLIYQGVAHTTGGADQRLVVDIGGASTELVTGTGAQTTSLFSLSMGCVTWLERYFSSRNLGKSNFDEAEKAARDVLRPIVDELRYHGWKICVGASGTVQALQEIMMAQGMDERITLPKLEQLKQRAIQCGRLEELEIEGLTLERALVFPSGLAILIAIFSELNIQCMTLAGGALREGLVYGMLHLTVDEDVRSRTMRNIQRRFMVDSDQAQRVARLASHFASQLEEAWDLELISRELLVNACLLHEIGLNVDFKSAPQHAAYLVKNLDLPGFTPAQKKLLATLLLNQTNTIDLSSLHQQNAVPPRVAEHLCRLLRLAILFANRRRDDLVPDIALNASGEKLTLRLPEGWLNNHPLGAELVEQESQWQSYVHWPLDVV, from the coding sequence ATGCCGTCTGCCGCTTCGCTTTACGCCGCCATCGATCTGGGATCGAATAGTTTTCATATGCTGGTCGTGCGCGAGGTGGCGGGAAGTATCCAGACCGTTGCCCGTATCAAACGGAAAGTCAGGCTGGCTGCGGGCCTGAGCAGCAGCAACGTGCTCGCGCCTGACGCGATGGAGCGCGGCTGGCAGTGTTTGCGCCTGTTTGCCGAGCGGCTGCAGGATATTCCGCAGTCACAAATTCGGGTTGTCGCCACGGCAACGCTTCGTCTTGCCGTCAATGCGGGCGAGTTTATCGCCCGGGCAGAGGAAATTCTCGGCTGCCCTGTGCAGGTCATTAAAGGCGAAGAAGAAGCCCGTCTGATTTATCAGGGTGTCGCCCACACCACCGGGGGTGCGGACCAGCGGCTGGTGGTCGATATTGGCGGGGCCAGTACCGAACTGGTCACCGGTACCGGCGCGCAAACAACGTCGCTCTTCAGTCTTTCAATGGGCTGCGTCACCTGGCTTGAGCGCTATTTCTCCAGTCGTAACCTGGGCAAAAGCAATTTTGATGAGGCAGAAAAAGCGGCACGCGACGTCCTGCGCCCGATTGTCGATGAATTACGCTATCACGGCTGGAAGATTTGCGTCGGCGCGTCAGGCACGGTGCAGGCGCTACAGGAAATCATGATGGCACAGGGAATGGACGAGCGCATCACGCTTCCCAAACTTGAGCAGCTGAAACAACGAGCGATTCAGTGCGGCCGGCTTGAAGAGTTAGAAATTGAAGGGTTGACCCTGGAACGCGCGCTGGTGTTCCCAAGCGGCCTTGCGATCCTGATTGCAATTTTCAGTGAGCTGAATATCCAGTGTATGACGCTGGCTGGCGGCGCACTGCGCGAAGGTCTGGTGTATGGAATGCTGCATCTTACCGTCGATGAAGACGTTCGTAGTCGCACCATGCGTAATATCCAGCGCCGTTTTATGGTGGATAGCGATCAGGCACAGCGTGTCGCCAGACTCGCATCCCATTTTGCCAGCCAGCTCGAAGAAGCATGGGATCTGGAGCTAATCAGTCGCGAACTGTTGGTAAATGCCTGCTTGTTGCATGAAATCGGCCTGAATGTCGATTTTAAATCTGCGCCACAGCACGCCGCTTATCTGGTCAAAAATCTCGATCTGCCCGGTTTTACACCGGCACAGAAAAAATTATTGGCTACGTTATTACTGAACCAGACAAACACGATCGATCTTTCATCGCTGCATCAGCAGAATGCCGTTCCGCCACGGGTTGCCGAGCATCTGTGCCGCCTGCTGCGTCTGGCTATTTTGTTTGCCAACCGCCGTCGGGACGATCTGGTGCCGGATATCGCGCTGAATGCCAGCGGTGAAAAGTTAACGCTGCGCCTGCCTGAGGGCTGGTTGAATAACCATCCGCTGGGCGCCGAGCTTGTCGAGCAGGAAAGCCAGTGGCAAAGCTATGTCCACTGGCCGCTGGACGTGGTTTAG
- the rhlB gene encoding ATP-dependent RNA helicase RhlB, translating into MSKTHLTEQKFSDFALHPKVIEALEVKGFHNCTPIQALALPLTLAGRDVAGQAQTGTGKTMAFLTSTFHYLLSHPPIDGRQVNQPRALIMAPTRELAVQIHADAEPLAQTTGLKLGLAYGGDGYDKQLKVLESGVDILIGTTGRLIDYAKQNHINLGAIQVVVLDEADRMYDLGFIKDIRWLFRRMPATNQRLNMLFSATLSYRVRELAFEQMNNAEYVEVEPEQKTGHRIKEELFYPSNEEKMRLLQTLIEEEWPDRAIIFANTKHRCEDIWGHLAADGHRVGLLTGDVAQKKRLRILDEFTRGDIDILVATDVAARGLHIPAVTHVFNYDMPDDCEDYVHRIGRTGRAGASGHSISLACEEYALNVPAIETYIGHSIPVSKYNPDALMTELPRPLRLTRPRPGNGPRRTNAPRNRRRQG; encoded by the coding sequence ATGAGCAAAACACATTTAACAGAACAGAAGTTTTCCGACTTCGCCCTGCACCCTAAGGTGATCGAAGCCCTTGAAGTTAAAGGGTTTCATAACTGCACGCCCATTCAGGCACTCGCCCTCCCGCTAACGCTGGCAGGTCGTGATGTTGCAGGGCAGGCGCAAACCGGTACCGGGAAAACGATGGCGTTTCTGACGTCAACGTTTCATTATCTTCTCTCTCACCCGCCGATCGACGGTCGTCAGGTGAATCAACCGCGCGCATTAATTATGGCTCCGACCCGCGAATTAGCGGTGCAGATCCATGCCGATGCAGAACCGCTGGCGCAAACCACAGGCCTGAAATTAGGTCTGGCTTACGGCGGTGACGGCTACGACAAGCAGCTTAAAGTGCTGGAAAGCGGCGTTGACATTCTGATCGGTACTACCGGTCGACTGATTGATTACGCTAAACAGAACCATATCAACCTGGGCGCGATTCAAGTCGTGGTGCTGGACGAAGCCGATCGCATGTACGATCTCGGCTTTATCAAAGATATTCGCTGGCTGTTCCGCCGTATGCCGGCAACGAACCAGCGCCTGAATATGCTGTTCTCCGCTACGCTGTCGTATCGCGTACGTGAACTGGCGTTTGAACAAATGAACAATGCTGAATACGTTGAGGTCGAACCGGAACAAAAAACCGGCCACCGTATTAAAGAAGAGCTGTTCTACCCGTCTAACGAAGAAAAAATGCGCCTGCTGCAAACGCTCATTGAAGAAGAGTGGCCGGATCGCGCAATTATTTTCGCCAATACCAAGCACCGCTGTGAAGATATCTGGGGCCACCTTGCCGCCGATGGTCATCGCGTTGGGCTGCTGACCGGCGACGTTGCGCAGAAAAAACGCCTGCGTATTCTCGACGAGTTTACCCGTGGCGATATCGACATCCTGGTGGCCACTGACGTTGCGGCCCGCGGTCTGCATATTCCTGCCGTAACTCACGTCTTTAACTACGACATGCCGGACGATTGTGAAGATTACGTCCACCGCATTGGTCGTACGGGTCGTGCCGGAGCAAGCGGTCACTCTATCAGCCTGGCGTGCGAAGAGTACGCGCTGAACGTTCCTGCGATTGAAACCTACATCGGTCATTCCATTCCGGTAAGTAAATACAATCCAGATGCGCTAATGACTGAGTTACCAAGGCCACTGCGTCTGACACGTCCGCGTCCGGGAAATGGACCGCGCCGTACTAACGCACCGCGCAACCGCCGTCGTCAGGGTTAA
- the trxA gene encoding thioredoxin TrxA has translation MSDKIIHLTDDSFDTDVLKAEGLVLVDFWAEWCGPCKMIAPILDEIADEYQGKLTIAKLNIDQNPGTAPKYGIRGIPTLLLFKNGEVAATKVGALSKGQLKEFLDANLA, from the coding sequence ATGAGCGATAAAATTATTCACCTGACTGACGACAGTTTTGACACGGATGTACTCAAAGCAGAAGGATTGGTTCTCGTAGATTTCTGGGCAGAGTGGTGCGGTCCGTGTAAAATGATCGCCCCGATCCTGGATGAAATCGCTGACGAGTATCAGGGCAAACTGACTATTGCCAAACTGAACATTGACCAGAACCCGGGCACCGCACCGAAATACGGTATTCGCGGTATCCCGACTCTGCTGCTGTTCAAAAATGGCGAAGTGGCTGCGACCAAAGTGGGCGCGCTGTCCAAAGGTCAGCTGAAAGAGTTCCTTGACGCTAACTTAGCGTAA
- the rho gene encoding transcription termination factor Rho: MNLTELKNTPVSELITLGENMGLENQARMRKQDIIFAILKQHAKSGEDIFGDGVLEILQDGFGFLRSADSSYLAGPDDIYVSPSQIRRFNLRTGDTISGKIRPPKEGERYFALLKVNEVNYDKPENARNKILFENLTPLHANSRLRMERGNGSTEDLTARVLDLASPIGRGQRGLIVAPPKAGKTMLLQNIAQSIAYNHPDCVLMVLLIDERPEEVTEMQRLVKGEVVASTFDEPASRHVQVAEMVIEKAKRLVEHKKDVIILLDSITRLARAYNTVVPASGKVLTGGVDANALHRPKRFFGAARNVEEGGSLTIIATALVDTGSKMDEVIYEEFKGTGNMELHLARKIAEKRVFPAIDYNRSGTRKEELLTTQEELQKMWILRKIIHPMGEIDAMEFLINKLAMTKTNDDFFDMMKRS; this comes from the coding sequence ATGAATCTTACCGAATTAAAGAATACGCCGGTTTCTGAGCTGATTACTCTCGGCGAAAATATGGGACTGGAAAACCAGGCTCGCATGCGCAAGCAGGACATTATTTTTGCCATCCTGAAGCAGCATGCTAAGAGTGGCGAAGATATCTTCGGTGACGGTGTCCTGGAGATATTGCAGGACGGATTTGGTTTCCTCCGCTCCGCAGACAGCTCCTACCTCGCCGGTCCTGATGACATCTACGTTTCCCCCAGCCAAATCCGCCGTTTCAACCTCCGCACTGGTGATACCATTTCTGGTAAGATTCGCCCGCCAAAAGAAGGCGAACGTTACTTTGCGCTGTTGAAAGTCAATGAAGTTAACTACGACAAGCCGGAAAACGCCCGTAATAAAATCCTTTTTGAGAACCTGACCCCGCTGCACGCAAACTCTCGTCTGCGTATGGAACGTGGTAACGGTTCTACTGAAGATTTAACGGCGCGTGTACTGGACCTGGCATCGCCAATTGGTCGTGGTCAGCGTGGTCTGATCGTTGCGCCGCCGAAAGCCGGTAAAACGATGCTGCTGCAAAATATTGCCCAGAGCATCGCTTACAACCATCCTGACTGTGTGCTGATGGTGCTGCTGATTGACGAACGTCCGGAAGAAGTGACTGAGATGCAGCGTCTGGTGAAAGGGGAAGTGGTTGCTTCTACCTTTGACGAACCGGCATCTCGCCACGTTCAGGTTGCAGAGATGGTGATCGAGAAGGCTAAACGCTTGGTTGAGCACAAGAAAGATGTGATCATTCTGCTCGACTCCATCACCCGTCTGGCACGTGCTTATAACACCGTTGTTCCGGCATCAGGTAAAGTCCTGACCGGTGGTGTGGACGCTAACGCGCTGCACCGTCCGAAGCGTTTCTTCGGCGCAGCGCGTAACGTGGAAGAGGGCGGTAGCCTGACTATCATCGCAACGGCGCTGGTGGATACCGGCTCTAAAATGGATGAAGTCATCTACGAAGAGTTTAAAGGCACCGGTAACATGGAACTGCATCTGGCCCGTAAGATTGCTGAAAAACGCGTCTTCCCGGCGATTGATTACAACCGTTCCGGTACCCGTAAAGAAGAGCTGCTCACCACGCAGGAAGAGCTGCAAAAAATGTGGATCCTGCGCAAAATCATTCACCCGATGGGCGAAATTGATGCAATGGAATTCCTCATTAATAAATTGGCAATGACCAAAACGAATGATGATTTCTTCGATATGATGAAACGTTCATAA
- the wecA gene encoding UDP-N-acetylglucosamine--undecaprenyl-phosphate N-acetylglucosaminephosphotransferase encodes MNLLAAAADLISIFLFTTLFLFFARKVAIRVGLVDKPNFRKRHQGLIPLVGGISVFAGICFTFEIINYYIPHASLYLICAGVLVFVGALDDRFDISVKFRATVQAIVGIVMISIANLHLSSLGYIFGPWELVLGPFGFLLTLFAVWAAINAFNMVDGIDGLLGGLSSVSFGAIGLILLFDGQTSLAMWCFAMIASILPYILLNLGALGRRYKVFMGDAGSTLIGFTVIWILLETTQGKTHPISPVTALWIIAIPLMDMVAIMYRRLRKGMSPFSPDRQHIHHLIMRAGFTSRQAFVLITLAAALLAAIGVIAEATHIVPEWVMLILFLLAFFLYGYCIKRAWKVARFIKRMKRRARRLSGSNPKLTK; translated from the coding sequence GTGAATTTACTGGCTGCAGCAGCTGATCTGATCAGTATATTTCTGTTCACTACCTTATTTCTTTTTTTTGCGCGTAAGGTAGCTATAAGGGTAGGGCTGGTTGATAAGCCTAACTTTCGCAAACGGCATCAGGGACTGATCCCACTTGTGGGAGGGATTTCCGTTTTCGCAGGAATTTGCTTCACTTTCGAAATCATCAATTATTATATTCCTCACGCCTCACTTTATCTGATATGTGCTGGCGTACTGGTATTTGTCGGTGCGCTGGACGATCGATTTGATATCAGCGTTAAATTCCGTGCCACAGTGCAGGCGATTGTCGGCATTGTGATGATAAGCATTGCAAATCTTCACCTGAGTAGCCTGGGCTATATTTTTGGTCCGTGGGAACTGGTGCTCGGTCCTTTTGGTTTTCTGCTCACGCTGTTTGCCGTCTGGGCGGCGATTAACGCTTTTAACATGGTTGACGGTATTGACGGGCTGCTGGGCGGACTGTCGAGCGTGTCGTTCGGGGCGATTGGTCTGATCCTGCTGTTTGACGGGCAAACCAGTCTGGCGATGTGGTGTTTCGCCATGATTGCCTCCATTCTTCCCTATATCTTACTTAACCTGGGCGCGCTCGGTCGCCGTTATAAAGTCTTCATGGGTGATGCAGGAAGCACGCTGATTGGTTTTACGGTTATCTGGATCCTGCTGGAAACCACCCAGGGTAAAACGCATCCTATCAGCCCGGTTACCGCGCTATGGATTATCGCTATTCCCCTGATGGATATGGTGGCCATTATGTACCGCCGCCTGCGCAAAGGAATGAGTCCTTTTTCACCAGACCGTCAGCACATTCATCATCTTATTATGCGTGCCGGTTTTACTTCTCGTCAGGCTTTTGTTCTTATTACGCTTGCCGCTGCGCTACTGGCCGCCATTGGAGTGATTGCCGAAGCGACTCATATTGTCCCAGAATGGGTCATGTTGATACTGTTTTTGTTAGCATTCTTCCTGTATGGCTACTGCATCAAGCGGGCCTGGAAAGTCGCACGTTTTATTAAACGTATGAAGCGCAGGGCACGTCGGCTCAGCGGTAGCAATCCAAAATTAACCAAATAA
- the wzzE gene encoding ECA polysaccharide chain length modulation protein, producing MTQPLSGARAVSAENELDIRGLFRTLWAGKFWIVGMALLFALIALLYTFFARQEWGATAITDRPTVNMLGGYYSQQQFLRNLDARANQAPVEQPSVMDDAYKEFIMQLASWDTRRDFWSQTDYYKQRMVGNSRADAALLDDLINDIQFMPGDSLKSVSDSVKLTAETAPDANNLLRQYVAFASQRAAGHLNDELKGAWAARTIQMKAQVKRQEEVAKTIYERRVKNIEQALNVAQQHNISRSETDVPAEELPDSELFLLGRPMLQARLENLQAVGPQFDLDYDQNRAMLTTLNVGPVLDPRFQAYRYLRTPEEPVKRDSPRRAFLMIMWGIVGALMGSGVALVRRRVR from the coding sequence ATGACTCAACCATTATCAGGAGCACGGGCAGTGAGCGCTGAGAATGAACTGGATATTCGCGGTCTGTTTCGTACATTGTGGGCAGGGAAATTTTGGATAGTGGGAATGGCGCTGCTGTTTGCCCTGATTGCTCTGCTTTATACCTTCTTTGCTCGTCAGGAGTGGGGTGCCACGGCGATCACTGACAGGCCGACCGTAAATATGCTGGGCGGTTACTATTCGCAGCAGCAGTTTTTACGCAATCTGGATGCCAGAGCGAACCAGGCACCCGTCGAGCAGCCTTCGGTAATGGATGATGCGTATAAAGAGTTTATTATGCAGCTTGCCTCCTGGGATACCCGTCGGGATTTCTGGTCACAAACCGACTATTACAAACAACGTATGGTGGGTAATTCCCGGGCAGATGCCGCGCTGCTGGACGATCTGATCAACGATATTCAGTTTATGCCGGGTGATTCGCTTAAAAGCGTCAGTGATAGCGTCAAGCTGACGGCAGAAACTGCGCCGGACGCCAATAATTTATTGCGTCAGTATGTGGCTTTCGCCAGCCAGCGTGCGGCAGGTCATCTGAATGATGAACTTAAAGGCGCATGGGCTGCGCGCACCATTCAAATGAAAGCGCAGGTCAAGCGTCAGGAAGAAGTCGCCAAAACGATTTACGAACGGCGGGTGAAAAATATTGAGCAGGCGTTAAACGTGGCGCAGCAGCATAATATCTCCCGCAGTGAAACGGATGTCCCGGCCGAAGAGTTACCGGATTCAGAACTGTTTTTACTGGGACGGCCAATGTTGCAGGCAAGGCTGGAAAACTTGCAGGCTGTAGGGCCCCAATTTGATCTGGATTACGATCAGAATCGGGCCATGTTAACGACGCTGAATGTCGGCCCTGTACTGGACCCGCGTTTTCAGGCTTACCGGTATTTGCGAACGCCGGAAGAACCTGTAAAACGTGATAGCCCACGTCGTGCTTTCCTGATGATCATGTGGGGCATTGTCGGCGCGTTAATGGGGTCCGGGGTGGCATTAGTGCGCCGCCGTGTTCGCTAA
- the wecB gene encoding non-hydrolyzing UDP-N-acetylglucosamine 2-epimerase, whose amino-acid sequence MKVLTVFGTRPEAIKMAPLVHALAKDPHFEAKVCVTAQHREMLDQVLHLFSIVPDYDLNIMSPGQGLTEITCRILQGLKPILESFKPDVVLVHGDTTTTIATSLAAFYQRIAVGHVEAGLRTGDLNSPWPEEGNRMLTGRLATWHFAPTENSRQNLRDENTADEQIFVTGNTVIDALFWVRDRVMADETLRGELTARYPFLGNGKKMILVTGHRRESFGKGFEQICEALAEIAAQNRDVQIVYPVHLNPNVSEPVNRILGHVDNVILIEPQDYLPFVWLMNHAWLILTDSGGIQEEAPSLGKPVLVMRDTTERPEAVEAGTVRLVGTDRQDIVKQVTRLLHDDDEYQAMSRAHNPYGDGNACKRILDALKNNQVTL is encoded by the coding sequence GTGAAAGTACTTACTGTATTTGGCACACGACCAGAAGCTATCAAGATGGCTCCTCTGGTTCATGCGCTGGCAAAGGATCCTCATTTTGAGGCAAAAGTATGCGTCACTGCGCAGCATCGGGAGATGCTCGATCAGGTGCTGCACCTTTTTTCTATTGTCCCGGATTATGATCTCAATATTATGAGTCCGGGCCAGGGACTGACTGAGATCACCTGCCGCATTTTGCAGGGTTTAAAACCTATTCTTGAATCGTTCAAACCGGACGTCGTGCTGGTCCATGGTGATACTACCACCACCATTGCCACCAGTCTGGCGGCGTTTTACCAGCGGATTGCCGTGGGTCACGTTGAGGCGGGACTGCGCACCGGCGATCTGAATTCTCCCTGGCCTGAAGAAGGCAATCGAATGCTGACCGGACGCCTGGCCACATGGCACTTTGCGCCGACGGAAAATTCGCGCCAGAATCTGCGCGATGAAAACACCGCTGATGAGCAAATTTTCGTCACCGGCAATACCGTGATTGATGCGCTGTTCTGGGTACGCGACAGGGTTATGGCAGATGAAACGCTGCGCGGTGAATTGACCGCCCGTTATCCTTTCCTGGGCAATGGTAAAAAGATGATTCTGGTCACCGGCCACCGTCGCGAAAGCTTCGGTAAAGGTTTCGAGCAGATCTGCGAGGCGCTGGCGGAGATTGCGGCGCAGAATCGCGATGTGCAAATTGTCTATCCGGTTCACCTGAACCCGAATGTTAGCGAGCCGGTAAACCGCATTCTCGGACACGTTGATAACGTCATCCTGATTGAACCTCAGGATTACCTGCCATTTGTCTGGTTGATGAATCACGCCTGGTTGATCCTGACCGACTCCGGTGGGATCCAGGAGGAAGCACCCTCGCTGGGTAAACCGGTACTGGTGATGCGTGATACTACCGAGCGCCCTGAAGCTGTTGAAGCGGGAACCGTGCGGCTGGTGGGTACCGATCGACAAGACATCGTTAAGCAGGTAACGCGTCTGCTGCATGACGACGACGAATATCAGGCGATGAGCCGCGCCCATAACCCTTACGGTGACGGCAACGCGTGTAAACGCATTTTGGATGCACTGAAAAATAATCAGGTAACACTATGA
- the wecC gene encoding UDP-N-acetyl-D-mannosamine dehydrogenase codes for MSFNTISVIGLGYIGLPTAAAFASRQKQVIGIDINQHAVDTINRGQIHIVEPDLDNVVKAAVEGGYLRASTTPVEADAWLIAVPTPFKGDHEPDMVYVEAAAKSIAPVLKKGALVILESTSPVGATEQMAQWLAEMRPDLSFPQQAGEHADVNIAYCPERVLPGQVMVELIKNDRVIGGMTPVCSARASELYNIFLEGECVITNSRTAEMCKLTENSFRDVNIAFANELSLICADQGINVWELVRLANRHPRVNILQPGPGVGGHCIAVDPWFIVAQNPEQARLIRTAREVNDHKPHWVINQVKAAVADCLTASGKRAGDIKIACFGLAFKPNIDDLRESPAMEIARLIAEWHSGETLVVEPNIHELPKKLAGHCTLADIQQALNDADVLVMLVDHNEFKAIDGDSLTQQFIVDTKGVWH; via the coding sequence ATGAGTTTTAATACGATTTCTGTTATTGGCCTGGGCTATATCGGCCTGCCTACCGCTGCGGCTTTTGCTTCCCGACAGAAACAGGTTATTGGTATCGATATTAACCAGCACGCCGTTGATACTATCAACCGCGGGCAAATTCATATTGTCGAGCCAGACCTGGACAACGTGGTTAAAGCGGCCGTGGAAGGCGGCTATTTACGTGCCAGCACCACACCTGTTGAAGCCGATGCCTGGCTGATTGCCGTGCCTACGCCCTTCAAAGGCGATCACGAGCCGGATATGGTCTACGTTGAAGCGGCAGCGAAATCCATTGCGCCGGTGCTAAAAAAAGGCGCGCTGGTGATCCTCGAATCCACCTCTCCGGTGGGTGCGACTGAGCAAATGGCCCAGTGGCTGGCAGAAATGCGCCCGGATCTGAGCTTTCCACAGCAGGCCGGCGAGCACGCAGATGTTAACATCGCCTACTGCCCGGAGCGGGTGTTGCCAGGCCAGGTGATGGTGGAACTGATTAAAAATGACCGCGTGATTGGCGGGATGACGCCGGTGTGCTCCGCGCGTGCCAGCGAGCTGTACAACATCTTCCTTGAAGGTGAGTGCGTGATAACCAACTCCCGCACCGCCGAGATGTGCAAGCTTACTGAAAACAGCTTCCGCGATGTCAATATCGCATTTGCCAATGAGCTTTCGCTTATCTGCGCCGATCAGGGGATTAACGTCTGGGAACTGGTGCGTCTGGCGAACCGTCATCCCCGGGTGAATATTCTTCAGCCAGGGCCAGGCGTTGGCGGTCACTGTATCGCCGTCGATCCGTGGTTTATCGTCGCGCAAAATCCTGAGCAGGCGCGGCTTATCCGTACCGCCCGCGAAGTCAACGACCATAAACCGCACTGGGTTATCAATCAGGTAAAAGCCGCGGTAGCGGACTGCCTGACCGCCAGCGGAAAACGGGCCGGTGACATCAAAATTGCCTGCTTTGGGCTGGCCTTTAAGCCCAACATTGACGATCTGCGTGAAAGCCCCGCCATGGAAATTGCCAGGCTGATTGCCGAGTGGCACAGCGGCGAAACGCTGGTCGTCGAGCCGAATATCCATGAGTTACCGAAAAAGCTGGCCGGTCACTGTACCCTGGCAGACATACAGCAGGCGCTGAACGATGCAGATGTGCTGGTGATGCTGGTCGATCATAACGAATTTAAAGCGATCGACGGTGACAGCCTGACGCAACAATTTATTGTTGATACCAAAGGCGTCTGGCATTGA
- the rffC gene encoding dTDP-4-amino-4,6-dideoxy-D-galactose acyltransferase: MILHARVEPLDWESQFFGLQSAIVRVDEGAAALSAETLSGWERVQAKIPANRPDWLDAFQQLGFRLVEGEVDLIVPVTAGDDVDAAVATEADIPVLRHKAADAFALSRFRAPWYAPDASGRFYAQWIENAVRGTFDHQCLLLRAANGDIRGYVSLRELNDTDVRIGLLAGHGAGAELMQAALNWAQARGKKTVRVATQMGNTAALKRYIQSGANVESTAFWLYR, from the coding sequence TTGATTCTTCACGCCCGCGTTGAGCCGCTCGACTGGGAAAGCCAATTTTTTGGTTTGCAAAGCGCCATTGTGCGCGTTGATGAAGGCGCTGCAGCGTTGAGTGCTGAAACACTCTCCGGCTGGGAACGCGTGCAGGCTAAAATTCCGGCTAATCGCCCTGACTGGCTGGATGCATTTCAGCAACTGGGTTTTCGGCTGGTGGAAGGTGAAGTTGATTTGATCGTCCCGGTAACGGCAGGCGATGACGTTGACGCTGCGGTGGCAACAGAGGCAGATATTCCGGTCCTGCGCCACAAAGCGGCAGACGCTTTTGCGCTGAGCCGTTTTCGCGCGCCGTGGTATGCGCCTGACGCCAGCGGCCGCTTTTACGCGCAGTGGATAGAAAACGCGGTGCGTGGCACGTTCGATCATCAATGCCTGCTGCTGCGGGCGGCTAATGGTGATATTCGCGGCTATGTTTCGCTACGTGAACTGAATGATACCGACGTGCGTATCGGCCTGCTGGCCGGGCATGGTGCGGGAGCCGAACTGATGCAGGCCGCGCTGAACTGGGCGCAGGCTCGCGGCAAAAAAACAGTGCGGGTGGCGACCCAAATGGGCAACACCGCCGCACTTAAACGTTACATTCAAAGCGGTGCAAATGTGGAAAGCACCGCTTTCTGGCTATACAGGTGA